A stretch of the Mycobacterium sp. ITM-2016-00317 genome encodes the following:
- a CDS encoding TetR/AcrR family transcriptional regulator, with amino-acid sequence MEAKGADTTVRPRGAAVTGSILRCARELIAQQGLDSLTAEAVAAHAGVGKTTVYRRWPNVWALVVDAFLEDVSTLAPIREQATVRESFRSSMRLLAKAYRGPTGELLRAVIGRAQVDNVLREEVRNRWVEPRREAARVLVRRGIDSGELRSDVDVDVFLDTLYGPIYHRFLVPYRSASLTDTYVDRVVDQVFSGAERPGVSR; translated from the coding sequence ATGGAAGCCAAAGGTGCCGACACGACGGTCCGCCCGCGCGGCGCGGCGGTGACCGGATCCATCCTGCGCTGTGCGCGGGAACTGATTGCCCAACAGGGATTGGACTCGCTCACCGCCGAGGCCGTCGCCGCCCACGCCGGCGTCGGCAAGACCACGGTGTACCGGCGGTGGCCCAACGTCTGGGCACTCGTGGTGGACGCGTTCCTGGAGGACGTGAGCACGCTGGCGCCCATCCGGGAGCAGGCCACCGTGCGCGAGAGCTTCCGGTCCTCGATGCGCTTGTTGGCCAAGGCATATCGCGGTCCGACGGGTGAATTGCTCCGGGCGGTCATCGGCCGCGCACAGGTGGACAACGTGCTGCGCGAGGAGGTGCGGAACCGGTGGGTCGAGCCTCGTCGTGAGGCGGCGCGCGTGCTCGTCCGGCGCGGGATCGACAGCGGTGAACTACGCAGTGACGTCGATGTCGACGTCTTTCTCGACACCCTTTACGGACCGATCTATCACCGGTTCCTGGTTCCCTACCGCAGCGCCAGCCTGACCGACACGTACGTCGACCGGGTGGTGGACCAGGTGTTCTCGGGGGCCGAGCGACCCGGCGTCAGCCGGTGA
- a CDS encoding FKBP-type peptidyl-prolyl cis-trans isomerase, with protein sequence MTSLRLRPSIVLAVGAAASALTLSACGSSVVASSEAQAPGCPTALPDAAATPEWTLSGATGSVAVTGSTDSAAPLVTVTPPFSVSETQVHTLQPGGGPVVADTATVSVCYMGVNGRDGSVFDSSYLRGAPVAFPLDGVVPGFQKAIVGQNVGSTVAVAMTSADGYPDGQPGAGILPGDSLIFAIKILEVTG encoded by the coding sequence GTGACTTCCCTTCGCCTGCGTCCGTCGATCGTCCTCGCCGTCGGTGCCGCGGCTTCCGCACTGACCCTGTCCGCGTGCGGCTCGAGCGTGGTGGCCTCCTCCGAAGCGCAGGCACCCGGCTGCCCGACGGCGCTGCCCGACGCCGCCGCCACCCCCGAGTGGACCCTGTCCGGTGCGACCGGCAGCGTCGCCGTCACCGGGTCGACCGACTCCGCGGCGCCCCTGGTCACCGTGACGCCGCCGTTCAGTGTCAGCGAGACCCAGGTGCACACCCTGCAGCCCGGCGGCGGACCCGTCGTCGCGGACACCGCGACCGTGTCCGTCTGCTACATGGGGGTCAACGGTCGCGACGGATCCGTGTTCGACAGCAGCTACCTCCGGGGCGCCCCGGTGGCATTCCCGCTCGACGGCGTCGTGCCCGGGTTCCAGAAGGCCATCGTCGGTCAGAACGTCGGGTCGACCGTCGCGGTCGCGATGACCTCTGCCGACGGCTACCCCGACGGCCAGCCCGGTGCGGGCATCCTGCCCGGCGACTCGCTGATCTTCGCGATCAAGATCCTCGAGGTCACCGGCTGA
- a CDS encoding MarR family transcriptional regulator, with the protein MTSGSDATPTVDTVDRVRREWARARPHLDTSPIDVLGRVQRIASICNHRLDLDLEQHGITRSEFSVLSALARADRPLRASEVVSTTMLSGASITKIADSLVRRGLLVRHKSDRDGRVVLLALTDAGQAVVDDEMPRRLADDEQLIAGLTPAERATLTTLLRKVCAALGE; encoded by the coding sequence ATGACCAGCGGATCCGACGCGACGCCGACCGTCGACACCGTCGATCGTGTCCGCCGTGAATGGGCCCGGGCGCGCCCCCACCTCGACACCTCCCCCATCGATGTGCTCGGCCGGGTGCAGCGCATCGCGTCGATCTGCAACCACCGGCTCGACCTCGACCTGGAACAGCACGGCATCACCAGGTCGGAGTTCAGCGTCCTCAGCGCCCTGGCGCGGGCCGATCGGCCGCTGCGCGCCAGTGAGGTGGTCTCCACCACGATGCTCAGCGGGGCGTCGATCACCAAGATCGCCGACAGCCTGGTCCGACGTGGCCTGCTCGTCCGGCACAAGTCGGACCGCGACGGGCGAGTGGTCCTGCTGGCACTGACCGACGCCGGTCAAGCCGTCGTCGACGACGAGATGCCCCGTCGGCTGGCCGACGACGAACAGCTCATCGCGGGCCTCACCCCGGCCGAGCGCGCCACACTGACCACGCTGTTGCGGAAAGTCTGTGCGGCACTGGGCGAGTGA
- a CDS encoding FUSC family protein, which produces MRASSLSRRFSHGYAALTHAATPRGWRGVLRIDAHRAGLAVPLRVGAAVMFVFVVGGLTGQRDVAGFAALGALIAAFCRPDPYPVRAGRLAVLGSGITASIGLGAALGVSGGGVLVETAVISVLAGVAAYLMWALHIVGPGAVVFVFGAAGAQAFAHDGGDVLRAVTSTATGAVIGVVAALAPWLFRTLRRSAVESTAPQRESLWATLTRAPHRTLVSRSLRITVAGAVAAGIAMGLGFEHRMWATMGAVATMQGVGYHLTVHRGVQRLLGNVGGAALAAALLALPLGYWGAVAAIVVFQTAAEIASTVNYALTSLAVTPMALLLTGLQAGLAPAVAVDRVLDTAVGIVTGIVIAAVTISGADAGRLRAGPTG; this is translated from the coding sequence GTGCGCGCTTCCTCCCTTTCTCGACGGTTCAGCCATGGATACGCGGCGTTGACCCACGCCGCCACGCCGAGAGGGTGGCGCGGGGTACTCCGGATCGATGCGCACCGGGCGGGCCTCGCGGTCCCGTTGCGTGTCGGTGCGGCGGTGATGTTCGTGTTCGTCGTCGGCGGCCTCACAGGGCAGCGCGACGTCGCCGGTTTCGCCGCCCTCGGCGCACTGATCGCCGCATTCTGCAGACCCGATCCGTACCCGGTCCGAGCCGGACGTCTGGCCGTCCTCGGCTCCGGCATCACCGCATCGATCGGCCTCGGCGCCGCCCTGGGCGTCAGCGGCGGCGGCGTGCTCGTCGAGACCGCGGTGATATCCGTGCTCGCCGGGGTGGCGGCGTACCTGATGTGGGCCCTGCACATCGTGGGTCCCGGCGCGGTGGTCTTCGTGTTCGGCGCTGCGGGTGCGCAAGCCTTCGCGCACGACGGCGGCGACGTGCTTCGCGCGGTGACCTCGACGGCCACGGGGGCTGTCATCGGCGTGGTCGCCGCACTCGCCCCGTGGCTGTTCCGGACGTTGCGCCGCTCGGCTGTCGAATCGACAGCACCGCAACGGGAATCGTTGTGGGCCACACTGACACGTGCGCCACATCGGACGCTGGTGTCACGGAGCCTGCGGATCACCGTCGCAGGCGCGGTGGCCGCGGGGATCGCGATGGGCCTCGGATTCGAGCATCGGATGTGGGCGACGATGGGCGCGGTGGCCACCATGCAGGGTGTGGGCTATCACCTCACGGTGCACCGGGGGGTGCAGCGCCTGCTCGGCAACGTCGGCGGCGCCGCGCTGGCGGCGGCTCTGTTGGCCCTGCCGCTGGGGTACTGGGGCGCGGTCGCGGCGATCGTCGTCTTCCAGACCGCCGCCGAGATCGCGTCGACGGTGAACTACGCGTTGACGTCGCTGGCGGTGACGCCGATGGCGTTGCTGCTCACCGGCCTTCAGGCCGGGCTGGCGCCCGCGGTGGCGGTGGACCGCGTGCTCGACACCGCGGTCGGGATCGTCACCGGCATCGTCATCGCGGCAGTCACGATCAGCGGAGCAGACGCGGGGCGGCTGCGGGCAGGCCCGACCGGCTAG